The genomic interval ttctctctAGGGACCATGACGATGAACACCACAGTTGCTAACATCATCAGCTCGGCAGTGACACCCAGCCCTGCTCCAACAACCCCCTTACCCCACCTCACCGAGCCCTTCAGAATCACCCTTATCGTCATCTACACTTTCGTGCTTCTGGTGGGGATCACAGGCTTAACCCTCATGATCAGCTTGTTAAAAAGCAACATTCGCTCGTTAACCACCATCGCCTTCCTGAACCTTATATTCGCACATTTTCTTTTCCTGCTCACCGTGCCATTCAGAATCTACTACTACGCGACCCAAGCATGGCATCTGCATATGGGGATGTGTAAACTAGTCAGCGCCATGGTGCATATCCACATATATATGGTGTTTTCAATCTACGCCATCATTCTTACCCTTCGCTTTCTGCATTATTACAAGAAAATGCAATGGACCGAGTTCTACAGGCGGCTGCACGCACTGGGCGCGAGCGCTCTAGTGTGGCTCCTCCTGTTACTCATCATGCTACCCCTCGTGCTGTTACAATACGGAGAGTCGTCTGGAAACCACAAGGACGCAGGGGAAAATCAGTGCTTCAAATTTGGGAAAATGATAAATGAAGGTCCCGTCTACACCCTGAACATGATTATGTCCATCTTTATTATCAGTGTGTCGTGTGTTCAGACCGGCATCCAGGCGATCATCCTGCACGCGATGATACGCAAGTACGGATCCGCCAGCCGCTCCCAGCAGGAGTTTTGGGTCCAAATAAAAAACCTAATCTTTGTACTTATCATGCTCACCTGCCTGGTACCGTACCACCTTTTTCGGTTGCATTACCTGAACCACACTGAAGATCTTCATGAAATAAATGAGGTGTTTCTGGCCATCACGGGACTTACGTGTTTCGACATGCTGACGTTCACCGGGAAGGGTGTGTGTCAGGTGTGCTTGACCTAAAGCAGCTATTCTCCACATCATTGACCATCAATCAGGGTCTGCAGATGTGAAAACGGGAACTGTTTTTACAGGAAACGAGTGTAATACTTATAATACGGTGACAGTAATGGTAAATGAGCAACCCAGCTGACAAAAATAGCCTATGTATTAGGAACGTCTGACTAACGTTCCTATTAAACGTTTTGAAAACGTTATTtgtgaatgttctctgaacgtttttaaaatgttttaaagtagCCTATTTCTCTCTTGGTTTTGCTAACATTTAGGGAACTTTCTGTTTTGTTCcattttcgttttgttttttagccTATTTTGTCTGCGTGTTTTGCAAACATTActaaagttacattttaatgttctctgaacattgtGAAACatgtagtaacatttaaaaaacagactgttcaactaaaatgtttcaaaagaaaACGTGACATTAACCGTAGGCTATGCTGTGCTAGAGCTACCTAACTGTGGTAGGCTATGCTAGCTAAAAAGAAATGGAGAGAAAGACACTGAAAGCTtctattacaaaaaaatagcttCTAGGCTGTAGCTAAATTTCGAAGGTAAACACCGTATAACATGGTAGGCctatattaaaataacagtagtaCCACAGTAGCTTTTATTAAGGATGACAGccactaaattatgtttttacagaaaattaacCTGTTTCTTTTTAGAATAAATGAAATGGCAGTTGTTTAGATATGACTTGTGCTTTTGAGCTATAAGAGTAGgcctacattttatttaaagaatgaaTTTAACAGCGAACTAATAGGCCTAGgcctatataaaaataacaaaactgtTATTTCAGGAGTTCTTACACCTCGAATAGAGTTTTTTCAACTTATAGGCATACATGCGAGTCTCACTGACTAAAAATCACAAAACTTATAGGCTATTTACCTCAAGAAGGGAGTTTTCCAACTTATAGGCATGCATGCGAGTCTCATCGACTAAAAATCACAAAACTTATAGGCTATTTACGTCAAGAAGGGAGTTTTCCAACTTATAGGCATGCATGCGAGTCTCATCGACTAAAAATCACAAAACTTATAGGCTATTTACGTCAAGAAGGGAGTTTTTCAACTTAGGCATATATGCGAGTCTCATCGACTAAAAATCACAAAACTTATAGGCTATTTACCTCAAGAAGGGAGTTTTTCAGCTTATAGGCATACATGCAAGTCTCATCGActaaaaatcataaaacttATAGGCTATTTACCTCAAGAAGGGAATTTTTCAGCTTATAGGCATACATGCAAGTCTCATCGActaaaaatcataaaacttATAGGCTATTTACCTCAAGAAGGGAATTTTTCAGCTTATAGGCATACATGCGAGTCTCATcgaataaaaatcacaaaaccTAATGGCTATTTACCACAAGAAGGGAGTTTTTCAACTTATAGGCATACATGCAAGTCTCATCGACTAAAAACCACAAAACTTATAGGCTATTTACCTCAGTAAGGGAGTTTTTTGAACTTATAGGCATACATGCGATTCTCATCGActaaaaatcataaaacttATAGACTATTTACCTCAGGAAGGGAGTTTTTTCAACTTATAGGCATACATGCGAGTCTCATCGActaaaaatcataaaacttATAGACTATTTACCTCAGGAAGGGAGTTTTTTCAACTTATAGGTATACATGCGAGTCTCATCGACTAAAAATCACAAACCCCTTTTGATTTCGTGAGTACTTTAAAATGCCCCAATTATTTAGGCCTGTAACTTAGCCAACGACTAACGACTTTTCAACTTATGCAGAAGTAAAACCAATCGATACATGTATGAGTTTAAAAATGTGGTTTTATGTTATGCAAGACCAATGACTGACCAACCGAGACCGGTAAATAGAGATTTGGCGCCCTCTTCTGGTAAAATTGGAGAACGTCAAAGAGCCGTTCGGAGGTTGGTTAGTTGAAAGGTAAAATGATAGTTCTGTAAAACTATGATTTGGGCGTCCAACCAAATAGTTTTTAAGCaggctttttttaatttattttttattttctgaaaatacaaaaatgtctaaatattataaacattagcTATAAATTCAAATGTTTCTACTTGTAGGCTTCGTACTGTTTGTCAGTAGTATTCTTTACGTCGTGAACCCACGCACAGGCAACGCGTTTCATGTCTTCTGTTTTATTGGGGCTAGTTACTGTTTAACATCTCCACCcaactttcagtttgtttagtAAATCGATCTAATGAGAGGCTCCCCCAACACCACCAAAAGTATTATCCAATGACATGTTAAACACTTCATGTACTCGCATTTGCTCTCTGTAACAGCAAAACATATTTATTAGCATACAATTTTGACCCGTGTTCGTTTGAGTTTTGGTGGATTAATGCAAATCGTTGTTGGACGTGGAGAAGGTAAGACCAGATAGCTTTGAGTTGCGGTCATTCAATTGTGGGCCagttaaagagaaaaaaatccgTTAAAACGTTTGTTTGTTAGGAATTTAAAGAAGTCCTTACTACTAACGTAAAAAATATCGCTCGGTTTGAACAGTCAGGCTGTGACGTCAACATTCgtgtctttattattattattattattattattattattattattttattaacaaatagAAATGTAGTCTTTGTGTTTCTTACATAAAATGTACAGGATTTTAATTTGTGAGCACAAATAAGCAGTGCTTATATTGAAGTATTGGTATTATATTGTAGAGCCTATGTTGTTGAAAAAGGTTTCAAATATGCTAAATTCACGTTCTCACAATTGTCTTTGCGTTGTAAATAAGTTACTTTAAAAGGTTGCATTTTTCATGGAAACATGCCTCCATACTATCTTCTTTTAGGTCAGATAAATATTTCAGTTGCCTAAACAAAAAGTCTTATTAATGGCTTTtttaatacaaaactgaatgcAGCCTACTAACTTAATACTGCTAGTTTTTCCCAGTCTTTGGGTGATATTTTACTTCCACGCAATTAGTTTGACCTTgaatttactttgtttttgaTATTGTACGATGGGTCAACTAATGTAGAGTATATTGCAATATGATGTTCTCTGTGCATTGTAATTTGTTAGTAAGGTGTAATGCAATTTATTGAAAATAGAGGGCATGAAATAGATGCCCTAACTCTTGTCACGTGAACATTTGAGCACTTCCTcatttaaacattgtttgttGGAGTGAAGTTAAAATGTAACCTGTGTGGTGTTGCCTCAAGAGTATCCATGTGCTTACTGAATCTAATGTCATGTctgatttatttaatattttatatcttttattttaatattttgttgtctttCTGTAGCTTCTGTTTGTACAGTAATGGTGCTATTCAATTTTTTTCTACTGTAGATTTAAGTAAAGTAAGGCAGTTTAGTCTACAGAAAAACAGTACTCAcacttttaaatcttttaaaatctAACAAACTCTTAAGGAAAAGTATTTCATTAAAgttgaatgttttaaaaaaaattatattttgaccaGAGACACTTGTTTGGTTTACTTTATGACTTTGCACATGCATTGTACAGGAATGTCAGTGCTGCACTGATGTctttttttgtgatgtttttactcttattttgtcataaaattattatttttttgttgttgggtAAACTCTTAAAAGTGATAGTTTTCCTAAAAGCGAcactcatttcattccaaacctgtatacgtTTCTTTCTTAGAAcgcaaaatgagatattttgaaaaacattagaCCCCATTGACTGTACAAAGAaagtcatttttcaaaatatatcttcttttgtgttgtgcaaaagaaggaaagtcatactgggaaggacatgagggtgagtaaatgatgacagaattaaaattctTGTCTGAACTATCCATTTACAAAAAATGACTCATCAATGACTCAGAATATTACATTCAAATGATTCTTCAGTGTCTTGAATTTGTGTCAGACGAATgtctataatattaatataattgcaACATAACTGCTGTAACTGGGATACctagtttttaaatattaatttagtaAATTTTGTATTAAGCCATGACACATCTCAAGTTGAGAAATCCCCATTGATTTACAACAGAAATATCAATATCCTTGTTTACAAAAGGAAGCTCCTAGTTCTTCTAATGTGCCTTTATAAATGCATTGTTCTGCAGTCTTTGCCATTTTTTGGTTATTTGATGGTGCATTACTTTGTAAGACTGTCATTTTGCCTGAGAATAGGGCCTGTTGGTTGGGCTGCACCAATAAAACCTCTGGTTCCTTTTCTGGAGCAAATGGGGAATACTGTTATCTCTTCATCCTTCTGATAAGTATAGGATAAGGGGAGAAGATAAGTTCTGTGCAAGGAGGTGAGGAGTCTTGGCCAAGGCTCCTCCCTTGTCTTAGAAGATGACAAATCAGCATTCTGAAGAGATGGTCAACCTAAGGCTGCTCTCAGTTCTCTCTCCTAGAGACGCTGTCCCAGGACGACTTTAAGTAGAGATAGCAAGGCAGGGATGAAGTTTTCACCAACTCCTCTTCCTAAATCTTTGTTGGACATGGATGTAGCCAATTACTGCGAGGGCCTAGACCCGACCTATAGCACACTGGGCTTTGAGAATGCTGATGAGCTTTATTGTGGTGGTGAGTGCTGTGCATTTTgtccaaaatatgtttttaagcaCTTTCTTGGACTAGCATGACCATTCTGCTCGAATTTCGTGTTTGCTATAGTGTTGTTACTGAACTGTTAACTGAATTAATGTCAGTTCTAACTGATGTGGGTGTTAATTTGGTTTAGTATGATTTGACTTGGACGTGTCTGGAGGGGACGGGCGCCATGTCATGGCTGGTTTAATAGCTGTCTGAACTGTCTGGAATGATTTGTCCCAGCAGAATCATTTACCTCCTAAAGGAGATAACTGTTAGCTAACTATTTTGAAAGTCTTTCCATTCAGTTTAAAATTCAACAGAGGGTTTCACTCAAATCCTGAGAAAAGAGTTCTGAGTCTCAGGATTAGAGAAAGGGTTCTCCATGGGCTGATAGGTtgggaaaaaagacaaaacgGGATATATTTGAGTGTAAGTTTAGTATATTTTTTAcaactttaattttaaagagatagttcacccaaaaatgaaaattctgtcatcatttactcatgctcaggttgttccaaacctgtatgaatttctttcttctgctgaacacaaaagatattttaaagaatatgagtaaccaaacagttgatggaccccgctgactttcatagtatggaagaaaaaaaaaattatggaagtcccattaactgtttggttatgatgacagaattttgaattttgatgacagaactatccctttaattcaaaACAAGATCAACAATGAACTCATATATTTTGAGGTGTGAAAGGATGTTTGTCTCATGatcttattttgtatttttattacaaaaaataaaagtacatttatTAAAGGGGCAGTGACCCTGGGGCATCATGGGAAATGTCTTTGTCAAGGGTGCATGTTGCAACTTCTAACTTTTAAACCCATGCCTTTGGGTTGAATATGGTCCATATCTTTGTTCACTTTGTCATCACAATCTGATGTGATTTATCCAGTTCGGTTCTCCATTAACCTAATGCTGTATTAAAATTGCTGTGGAGATTTCCCAGTTATCTTTACAGTTCTTTACAGTACATCTAAACACAGAGATAGAGAAAGGTCATAAAATAACTGGAATAGAAACTATTTAAaggcaaacacacactctctgaaGGACAGCTAGAGAAATAATTATTTGGATAAACTTAATTCAGATTTTCCTAAAATTCAACTAATGAGTAAACTTTACGCACATACTTTATTTTGAGCAAATAGAACTGAGTAAACCCAATAAAATTATGATCTGTCATACTAATTTCGACTAGTGGGAgcattgaaaaaaatgttttatgacaTCTACTTTAACTGATTCTAAGTAGTataaaatcaaaaaatatttttttacactacTGAATCATCCTCACCCAGTCCAGTcccatgcaaagcatgctgggaactgaAACTTGTCTTaagaatgaaaattattaatGCAAATAGATTGCACACAGTGAAATTAAGCATTGTGTTGCATTagctcattttatttaaattgcgCAAAAAGCAAAACTCACATTTTGAGTTGATGTTTTCAAGTAaagtatacatttaatatattgtagGAAAGGGTTTGAGATGGATAGGTTGTCGCATTTAG from Ctenopharyngodon idella isolate HZGC_01 chromosome 23, HZGC01, whole genome shotgun sequence carries:
- the LOC127506469 gene encoding probable G-protein coupled receptor 141, encoding MTMNTTVANIISSAVTPSPAPTTPLPHLTEPFRITLIVIYTFVLLVGITGLTLMISLLKSNIRSLTTIAFLNLIFAHFLFLLTVPFRIYYYATQAWHLHMGMCKLVSAMVHIHIYMVFSIYAIILTLRFLHYYKKMQWTEFYRRLHALGASALVWLLLLLIMLPLVLLQYGESSGNHKDAGENQCFKFGKMINEGPVYTLNMIMSIFIISVSCVQTGIQAIILHAMIRKYGSASRSQQEFWVQIKNLIFVLIMLTCLVPYHLFRLHYLNHTEDLHEINEVFLAITGLTCFDMLTFTGKGVCQVCLT